From the Vicinamibacteria bacterium genome, one window contains:
- a CDS encoding biotin/lipoyl-containing protein — MTTPVVMPQMGESLSEGTITKWYKKSGEPIERDEPLFEITTDKVDTDVPSPVSGVVERILVADGETVDVGTVVALIAESKAKASAGDTGGHFRGSHEPKTF; from the coding sequence ATGACCACCCCCGTCGTCATGCCGCAAATGGGCGAGAGCCTTTCGGAGGGGACCATCACCAAGTGGTACAAGAAATCCGGTGAGCCGATCGAGAGAGACGAGCCTCTCTTCGAGATCACGACCGACAAAGTGGACACCGACGTGCCGTCACCGGTGTCGGGAGTGGTGGAACGCATTCTCGTAGCCGACGGTGAAACGGTGGACGTGGGCACCGTCGTCGCCCTCATCGCCGAATCCAAAGCGAAGGCTTCCGCGGGGGACACCGGCGGGCACTTCCGTGGATCCCACGAGCCGAAGACGTTTTAG